In Roseofilum capinflatum BLCC-M114, the DNA window TATTGATTTATGGCAGTTGCTTAAAAGTATCGAGAAAATGCTATCACTGAAAGCTGAATCGAAACAGTTAACGTTGAGATTTAATCGACTCGATACTGTGGATCGATTTGTTAAAGCTGATGAAGGGAAAATCAGACAGGTTTTGATTAATTTAATTGATAATTCAATTAAGTTTACTGAACAAGGATGGATCGAGGTAGAAGTTGACCAATATTGTCCAGAGGATGAACCAGAAGGTGAAAGAGAAAAGAGTTCTCTAATGTTTAAGATCAAAGATACAGGAGTTGGCATAGACTCAAAAGATGTAGATAATTTGTTTGATGTTTTTTTTCAAACCAATCAAGGAATGAAAAATAATCAAGGTACAGGGTTGGGATTGCCGATTACTCGCGAATTTATTAAGTTAATGGGGGGTGATATTTGGGTGAGTAGCACTCTGGGTGAGGGAACAGAGTTTGAGTTTTATATCCCTGTAAAAACTGCACATTGTGAACCTCAAAGTTGTTTTAAGTCTAATGAAAATATTATTGGTATTTTAGAGAATAAACCTGCTTATAAGATTTTGGTAGTAGAGGATCATTGGGCGAATCGAATGTTGCTTGTGAATTTATTAAAACGAATTGGGTTTGAAGTCCAAGAAGCGGTAAATGGACTCGATGCTATCGAGGTGTGGAAAGCGTGGCATCCGGATTTAATTTGGATGGATATGCGAATGCCGGTGATGGATGGATATGAAGCGACGGAACACATCAAGTCGTCTCCAGAGGGTAAAGAAACGGTGATTTTGGCTTTAAGTGCGAATGCTTTTGCGGAGGAACAAGAAAAGATGTTGGCTACGGGTTGTGATGATTATTTGAGTAAGCCATTTGAGGAAGTGGAATTGCTGGAAAAGATGGCTCAATATCTAGATATTGAATATGTTTATGAGGAAGAAAATGTGAGGGCTGAGGAGGATGTACGGTTAGTCCCGGAAGCGATCGCCTTAACCCCCGATCGCCTCCAATCCCTCCCTCAACCCTGGCTCGATCGCCTCCATCAGGCAGCCACTGAAGCAGACAGCGATTTGCTCCTGGATATCATTGCCGAAATTCAAGAGCGCGATCGCCCCTTACACCACACCTTAACTACCCTCGTCAACCGTTTTGACTTCGAGACAATTACCGCAGTGACGGAGGCGATCGCCAGCTCAGAAGATTAAGAGCGCAACTGCTGCAAATATCCCTCAATTCTCTGCGCTTGCCCCACATTGCCCTGTTGTTGAAACAAAACATAAGCCCTTTCCAAACTCGCCACAGCTTGGGGAATTTGTTCTTGCTGATGCAACACCACCCCCAAATTGGCATAGGCTTGGGCAAACTCTGGATTGATTCGGATCGCCTGATTCCAAGCGGCGATCGCCCCCTCAAAATCTTCAAGGAGCGCCAGCGCATTAGCCAAATTGTAATAAGCCTTATCATAATTGGGCTGTATCTCAACCGCCCGTTGATACTTTTCAATGGCTCCATCGAGCTGATTTTGACGAATCAAAACATTGCCCCAATTAAAATAGGCTTCTCCTAACTGCGGATCAACCTGCAACGCTTGCTGATAGGCGGCGATCGCCCCTTCTCGATCCCCCCGCTCCATCAACGCCACCCCCAAATTCACATACACCTGAGCCAACTGGGGATTTAACCGCAAAGCCTCCCGATATTGGGCGATCGCCTCCTCCACTAACCCTTCCTGTTGCAACACTACGCCAAAGCGATAGAAGTCATCCGCGCTCGGTTCCTCAGCCGACGACAGAGCCGGAAAACCCATTCCCAAGGCGATCGCCAAAACCGTTCCCCAAACCACACCATTACCATTCATCGTTATATTGTCTCCCATTTGAACTTATGTTCTTGTTCAGACGATTAATCGAGCCTCCGGTAAGATTAGCATCGCATCCCCAAACGAATAAAATCGATATTTCTGGGCGATCGCCTCCTGATATAACTCCAAAAGTCGAGATCGACCCACCAAAGCACTCACCAACATCAACAAACTCGAACGCGGCAAATGGAAATTCGTAATCAACCCCTCAACCACCTGCCACTCATACCCCGGATAAATAAATAGATCCGTCTTTCCATAAAACCCAGATTTACCCCCAGATGTAGGGGCAGGTTCACCTAATTTTTCGTCAGGTGTAGGGGCGGGTTTACTTAATTTTTCCTCTTCCAAGCCAGATCTTGGTAAACCCGCCCTTACGGAACCCGCCCCTACAGAACCCCGATCCTTCCACCAATGAGCCGCCCCCTCCAACGCCCTCACCGAAGTCGTCCCTACCGCAATAACCCGTCCGCCCCGCTCCTGCGCCTCCCGCACCTTCCGCCAAGTCTCCCCAGACACCTCCAACCACTCCTCATGCATCTGATGCGTGCGAATATCACTCACCTCCACCGGGCGAAACGTCCCCACCCCCACATGCAACGTCACCATCGCCCGCTCGATCCCCAAATCATCCAACTGCCCCAGCAACCGAGGCGTAAAATGCAAACCCGCCGTCGGCGCAGCCACCGAACCCGCCGCCTGTGCATACACCGTCTGATACTGATCCGGCACAGCTTGTGTATCCGTCACATAAGGCGGAAACGGCACATAACCATAATCATCCAACAGATCCTGTAACTCTTGATCCCCAGATAACTCAAACTCCAAAAAGCGCCCTCCAGTCGCCTCATCCGTTCCCCGGATCTTCGCCTTTAATGGAGGTAAATCCAGATCCTCATGGGCAGAAAACTCAACCACCGCCCCCGGTTTCAACCGTCGTCCCGGCTTCACCAGAGCCAACCACACCTGACGCTCCACCCTCTCCAACAGCAGC includes these proteins:
- the queA gene encoding tRNA preQ1(34) S-adenosylmethionine ribosyltransferase-isomerase QueA, translated to MNSQDYDLDAYDYVLPEGCIAQNPVSPRDSSRLLVVDSPMGCHHGVFRELPQWLRPGDLLVMNNTRVIPARLYGCKSTGMEMEALLLERVERQVWLALVKPGRRLKPGAVVEFSAHEDLDLPPLKAKIRGTDEATGGRFLEFELSGDQELQDLLDDYGYVPFPPYVTDTQAVPDQYQTVYAQAAGSVAAPTAGLHFTPRLLGQLDDLGIERAMVTLHVGVGTFRPVEVSDIRTHQMHEEWLEVSGETWRKVREAQERGGRVIAVGTTSVRALEGAAHWWKDRGSVGAGSVRAGLPRSGLEEEKLSKPAPTPDEKLGEPAPTSGGKSGFYGKTDLFIYPGYEWQVVEGLITNFHLPRSSLLMLVSALVGRSRLLELYQEAIAQKYRFYSFGDAMLILPEARLIV
- a CDS encoding response regulator, coding for MYSLPHSYNTLQDIVILIVDDNPTNLKVLSDALQDLGWEILVAVDGESAIEQVEYAKPDLILLDVMMPGIDGFETCRRLKSSPSTQDIPIIFTTALGEIEDKMRGFALGAVDYITKPFRQEEVLARINVHLQMRLLTQNLEKQNQQLHHEIEERQLVEAALKEMTEELEKRVKSRTLELQLAKEEADRANCAKSDFLARMSHELRTPLNAILGFAQVLKKEDSKNPKNRQYLDIIIHSGEHLLQLINNILELSKIEAGKSELNEVNIDLWQLLKSIEKMLSLKAESKQLTLRFNRLDTVDRFVKADEGKIRQVLINLIDNSIKFTEQGWIEVEVDQYCPEDEPEGEREKSSLMFKIKDTGVGIDSKDVDNLFDVFFQTNQGMKNNQGTGLGLPITREFIKLMGGDIWVSSTLGEGTEFEFYIPVKTAHCEPQSCFKSNENIIGILENKPAYKILVVEDHWANRMLLVNLLKRIGFEVQEAVNGLDAIEVWKAWHPDLIWMDMRMPVMDGYEATEHIKSSPEGKETVILALSANAFAEEQEKMLATGCDDYLSKPFEEVELLEKMAQYLDIEYVYEEENVRAEEDVRLVPEAIALTPDRLQSLPQPWLDRLHQAATEADSDLLLDIIAEIQERDRPLHHTLTTLVNRFDFETITAVTEAIASSED
- a CDS encoding tetratricopeptide repeat protein; the encoded protein is MGDNITMNGNGVVWGTVLAIALGMGFPALSSAEEPSADDFYRFGVVLQQEGLVEEAIAQYREALRLNPQLAQVYVNLGVALMERGDREGAIAAYQQALQVDPQLGEAYFNWGNVLIRQNQLDGAIEKYQRAVEIQPNYDKAYYNLANALALLEDFEGAIAAWNQAIRINPEFAQAYANLGVVLHQQEQIPQAVASLERAYVLFQQQGNVGQAQRIEGYLQQLRS